The following coding sequences are from one Ctenopharyngodon idella isolate HZGC_01 chromosome 17, HZGC01, whole genome shotgun sequence window:
- the peli1b gene encoding E3 ubiquitin-protein ligase pellino homolog 1b, which produces MFSPDQENISTSSTKVPVKYGELIVLGYNGSLPNGDRGRRKSRFALFKRPKSTGVKPSTVHVACTPQAAKAISNKDQHSISYTLSRVQTVVVEYTQDSNTDMFQIGRSTESPIDFVVTDTVPGSQSNSDTQSVQSTISRFACRIMCQRTPPYTARIYAAGFDSSKNIFLGEKAAKWKTSDGQMDGLTTNGVLVMHPRHGFTEDSKPGVWREISVCGNVFTLRETRSAQQRGKMVDNETQELVDGSLIDLCGATLLWRTAEGLSRTPTVKHLEALRQELNAARPQCPVGFNTLAFPSMRRKDIVDEKQPWVYLNCGHVHGYHNWGNRDAERDGREGRERECPMCRARGPYVPLWLGCEAGFYLDAAPPTHAFSPCGHVCSEKTAAYWSQIPLPHGTHTFHAACPFCAQQLSGEQGYIRLIFQGPVD; this is translated from the exons ATGTTCTCCCCCGACCAGGAAAACATCTCCACGTCGTCAACCAAAGTGCCAGTCAAATACGGAGAACTCATTGTGCTCGG GTATAATGGCTCTCTGCCCAATGGGGACCGCGGCAGAAGGAAGAGCAGGTTTGCACTCTTCAAAAGACCCAAATCCACCGGTGTCAAACCCAGCACTGTACACGTAGCCTGCACCCCTCAGGCGGCCAAG GCCATAAGTAACAAGGATCAGCACAGTATTTCCTACACGTTGTCCCGAGTACAGACGGTGGTGGTGGAGTACACTCAAGACAGCAATACAGACATGTTTCAG ATTGGCCGCTCAACTGAGAGTCCTATAGATTTTGTGGTGACCGACACGGTTCCCGGGAGTCAGAGTAACTCTGACACTCAGTCAGTTCAGAGCACCATATCTCGCTTCGCATGCCGGATCATGTGTCAGCGAACGCCCCCTTACACCGCCCGCATCTATGCCGCCGGATTCGACTCTTCCAAGAACATCTTCCTAGGg GAGAAAGCAGCGAAGTGGAAGACAtcggatggacagatggacggTCTGACTACTAACGGTGTGTTAGTTATGCACCCTCGTCACGGTTTCACAGAGGACTCCAAACCCGGCGTGTGGAGAGAGATTTCAGTGTGCGGAAACGTGTTCACCCTGAGAGAGACGCGCTCTGCTCAGCAGCGAGGGAAAATG GTGGACAATGAGACTCAAGAGTTGGTGGATGGCTCTTTGATCGATCTCTGTGGAGCAACTCTCTTGTGGCGTACCGCTGAGGGTCTTTCCCGTACCCCCACTGTCAAACACCTGGAGGCGCTCCGGCAAGAGCTGAATGCCGCTCGTCCCCAGTGTCCCGTGGGTTTCAACACCCTCGCCTTCCCTAGCATGCGGAGGAAGGACATTGTTGACGAGAAGCAGCCCTGGGTCTACCTAAACTGCGGCCACGTTCATGGCTACCACAATTGGGGCAACCGCGACGCAGAGCGAGACGGAAGGGAGGGCCGGGAGCGGGAATGTCCCATGTGTCGCGCTCGCGGGCCCTATGTGCCGCTGTGGCTGGGCTGTGAAGCGGGATTTTATCTGGATGCAGCCCCTCCCACTCATGCGTTCAGCCCTTGCGGCCACGTGTGCTCAGAAAAAACAGCAGCATATTGGAGTCAAATCCCTCTTCCTCACGGAACACACACCTTCCATGCCGCATGTCCTTTCTGCGCCCAGCAGCTCAGCGGTGAGCAGGGATACATTAGACTGATCTTCCAGGGGCCCGTGGACTAA